The following coding sequences lie in one Cucurbita pepo subsp. pepo cultivar mu-cu-16 chromosome LG13, ASM280686v2, whole genome shotgun sequence genomic window:
- the LOC111809230 gene encoding E3 ubiquitin-protein ligase SHPRH isoform X3 yields the protein MGRRKQKQPHRSGGIRFEDPVNPKTQVDIHGIVETVESSDIKLDEVNEPFFVEVDRTGWHSNEHHDISEVVLMDIRLEHPFVGIRSEEIFCESSRYSLRFRLCNDNGFLLDRIKFGHWPVLSSNEISLELIERRVEEDMNGCLVVLSGSFDGPDEAISGLVHLANLKFVTLRPVMGVSFSQNMGSLRLRVEILSSAFDACGSILDSGRQLWKKSMMNTIAWLRPEVVSSEVKYGVVESTNMDAHLHRETGDDASSSRKHRRAAYWMVQREKGFSRNFGVGENVQLISPLCMPLECLDTRSRMFYNPFSGDLTWNAEQTLPHVYGGILADEMGLGKTIELLACILSHPMSVFEDGKGFDDEMQQLVGDQRTKFKRLKRERVECVCGAVSENHRYEGLWVQCDICDAWQHADCVGYSPKGRVLEPVDTKDGNCRKDKRNKRNTVNVTVRDEEHVCMPCLELMQATDSPMTTGATLIVCPAPILFQWHAEILRHTHPGSIKLLVYEGVRDTSLSNTLPVQINDIINSDIVLTSYDVLKEDLSHDYDRHEGDRRFMRFQKRYPVVPTPLTRIFWWRICLDEGQMVESNATAATEMASRLYASHRWCITGTPIQRKLEDLFGLLRFVKASPFNVHRWWVEVIRDPYERRDPGAMEFTHKFFKQIMWRSLKVHVTDELQLPPQEEQVTWLTFSPIEENFYQRQHETCVSYAREVIQGLKDDFVKRKVPGFVSSDVPSDILITHADAGKLLNTLLKLRQACCHPQVGSSGLRSLQQSPMTMEEILMVLVSKTKIEGEEALRRTVVALNALAGIAIIEKKFSEALSLYKEALELAEENNEDFRVDPLLSIHIHHNLAEILPLAMDQIQSPLKDQFYPRTCEVKASKMDDSEKSDNHIIKKQKVNGTLYVPCSDTEKIIDSPLELTGQDENAKKEENYEPHRSSSYFNDNYLRKACEAMRQKYLAVFSSKLSIAQQEFTKSYVQVCNELKSRENLNEVWWLQAVHHAEQNKDFSHELIRKIEEAVSGNLNNSKSRVGSRFRSIDALKYHVQTGLDLLEASRKLVLGRLLEIDQTMENPKDEDIERVRYCQNCQADSNGPPCVLCELDELFQEYEARLFRLNTVQGGMVTSVEEAVEAQKKKSALNRFYWSLLQQNKNLSSSRDGYEESNKRDAGERVVVSKHPSELEVVLGVIKNFCKTQLGKESIAAANKQLHLLEYMRKEYGHARSLAIAQAQVLNAHDEIKMATTRLCLRGNDDDDSAYAISEHELPAASVQYSSDKFVSLAMLSRVKGKLRYLKGLVQSKQNIPLGSSSNPASTQVPDITSTSVEQKSENTLKADEESCPVCQEALSNQKMVFQCGHMTCCKCLFAMTEKKLRDSTIQTKWVMCPTCRQHTDFGNIAYADDSKNETLDPSTLHKTSREDERSIRVQGSYGTKIEAVVRRILWIKYTDSEAKVLVFSSWNDVLDVLQYAFAANNITFVRMKGGRKSHTAISEFRGQKINTKENHKKQPLAEVPELRSAQVLLLLIQHGANGLNLLEAQHVILVEPLLNPAAEAQAISRVHRIGQQNKTFVHRFIVKDTVEESIHRLNRSRESSSFITGNTKNQDQPVFTLKEVESLFASRPSPLRESDEKESETLRHLAPSMAATIAAERRLKEHTT from the exons ATGGGTAGAAGGAAGCAAAAGCAACCTCATCGCTCTGGTGGAATAAGATTTGAAGATCCCGTGAATCCCAAGACACAGGTTGATATTCATGGGATTGTGGAAACTGTAGAATCATCCGACATCAAACTTGATGAGGTTAATGAGCCATTTTTTGTGGAAGTTGATCGAACTGGATGGCATTCCAATGAGCACCATGATATTTCTGAAGTTGTTCTAATGGATATAAGGTTAGAACACCCTTTTGTTGGTATACGATCggaagaaattttttgtgAGAGCTCGAGATACTCGTTAAGGTTTCGTTTGTGCAATGACAATGGGTTTCTCCTTGATCGTATTAAGTTTGGTCATTGGCCGGTTTTATCTTCAAATGAAATATCGTTGGAACTAATTGAGAGACGCGTAGAGGAAGATATGAACGGTTGCTTGGTGGTGTTATCAGGTAGTTTTGATGGACCTGATGAGGCCATATCTGGCCTTGTTCATCTTGcaaatttgaagtttgtgACATTGAGGCCAGTTATGGGTGTTTCCTTTTCCCAAAATATGGGATCTCTCCGGTTGAGGGTGGAAATATTATCGAGTGCTTTTGATGCCTGTGGGTCAATATTAGATAGTGGTCGGCAGCTGTGGAAAAAGAGTATGATGAATACCATTGCTTGGTTGCGTCCTGAAGTAGTATCATCAGAGGTCAAGTATGGAGTTGTTGAATCAACTAATATGGACGCTCATTTGCATCGTGAGACAGGGGATGATGCATCCAGCTCCAGGAAACAT CGTCGTGCAGCCTACTGGATGGTACAACGGGAGAAAGGATTTTCGAGAAATTTTGGTGTGGGAGAAAACGTGCAGCTTATTTCTCCCCTGTGTATGCCCCTGGAATGTCTTGATACTCGTTCGAGAATGTTCTACAATCCTTTCAG TGGAGATCTTACTTGGAATGCAGAGCAAACTTTACCGCATGTTTACGGGGGCATTCTAGCTG ATGAAATGGGTCTGGGAAAAACTATTGAACTACTGGCTTGCATACTTTCTCATCCGATGTCAGTGTTCGAAGATGGAAAAGgttttgatgatgaaatgCAACAACTTGTTGGAGATCAGAGaaccaaatttaaaagattaaagagGGAGCGTGTTGAGTGCGTGTGTGGAGCTGTTAGTGAAAATCACAGATACGAAGGGTTGTGGGTACAATGTGATATTTGTGACGCATGGCAACATGCTGACTGCGTTGGTTATTCACCTAAAGGAAGAGTTCTCGAACCCGTTGACACTAAGGATGGGAACTGTAGAAAGGACAAGAGAAATAAAAGGAATACAGTAAATGTAACTGTTAGAGATGAGGAACATGTTTGTATGCCATGCTTAGAGCTGATGCAGGCTACTGATTCCCCAATGACTACAGGTGCAACTCTAATTGTCTGTCCAGCTCCCATATTATTCCAGTGGCATGCCGAGATTTTACG TCATACTCATCCAGGTTCAATAAAACTACTTGTATACGAGGGAGTGAGAGATACTTCTCTTTCAAACACATTGCCTGTGCAGATCAACGATATCATCAATTCTGATATAGTCTTAACATCATATGATGTGCTCAAAGAGGACCTATCCCATGATTATGATAGGCATGAAGGCGATCGACGCTTCATGAGATTCCAGAAGAG GTACCCTGTTGTCCCTACTCCTCTCACCAGGATCTTTTGGTGGAGGATTTGTTTGGATGAGGGACAAATGGTCGAGAGCAATGCTACTGCTGCTACTGAAATGGCTTCACGGCTTTATGCTAGTCACCGCTGGTGCATTACGGGGACTCCCATACAAAGGAAACTTGAAGATTTATTTGGATTACTGCGATTTGTGAAAGCGAGTCCATTTAACGTTCACAGATGGTGGGTTGAAGTTATAAGAGATCCATATGAG AGAAGGGACCCTGGCGCTATGGAATTCACACACAAATTCTTTAAGCAAATAATGTGGCGTTCTTTAAAAGTACATGTTACAGATGAATTGCAGCTACCTCCTCAGGAGGAGCAAGTCACTTGGCTGACGTTTTCACCAATTGAAGAGAACTTCTACCAGAGGCAGCATGAAACTTGTGTGAGTTATGCCCGTGAAGTTATTCAAGGTTTGAAAGATGATTTTGTCAAAAGGAAAGTCCCAG GATTTGTTTCTTCTGATGTTCCATCTGATATTCTTATCACCCATGCCGATGCTGGAAAGCTGCTGAACACACTTTTGAAACTTCGCCAAGCTTGCTGTCACCCGCAAGTAGGAAGTTCGGGACTTCGCTCATTGCAACAATCCCCAATGACAATGGAGGAAATCTTGATG GTCCTTGTTAGTAAGACCAAGATAGAAGGAGAGGAAGCTCTGAGGAGGACAGTTGTTGCTTTAAATGCACTTGCTGGAATAGCTATAATCGAGAAGAAATTTTCTGAAGCCCTCTCACTGTATAAAGAAGCTCTGGAATTGGCAGAGGAAAACAATGAAGATTTTCGCGTAGATCCTTTGTTGAGCATTCACATCCATCACAATCTTGCTGAGATACTACCATTAGCCATGGACCAGATACAATCTCCTTTAAAAGACCAATTTTATCCAAGAACTTGTGAAGTGAAGGCCTCCAAGATGGATGATTCTGAAAAGTCCgataatcatatcataaagaaacaaaaagtcaACGGGACCCTGTATGTGCCTTGTAGTGATACGGAGAAGATCATCGACAGTCCTCTTGAGTTGACAGGACAAGATGAGAACGCCAAAAAGGAGGAGAATTACGAGCCTCATCGGTCAAGTAGTTACTTCAATGATAACTATTTAAGAAAAGCATGCGAGGCTATGAGGCAGAAATATCTAGCTGTCTTTTCCTCAAAGCTATCTATTGCCCAGCAAGAGTTCACAAAGTCCTACGTACAG GTCTGCAATGAACTCAAGAGCAGGGAAAATCTTAACGAAGTTTGGTGGTTACAAGCAGTTCACCATGCTGAACAGAACAAGGACTTCTCGCACGAGTTGATAAGAAAGATTGAAGAGGCTGTATCTGGAAACCTTAACAATTCGAAATCTAGAGTGGGATCTCG TTTCCGCAGCATTGATGCTTTGAAGTATCATGTTCAGACTGGTTTGGACCTTTTGGAAGCTTCGAGAAAATTGGTGCTTGGTCGACTTTTAGAAATTGATCAGACCATGGAAAATCCAAAAGATGAAGATATTGAACGTGTTCGATACTGTCAAAATTGTCAGGCCGACAGTAATGGACCACCTTGTGTTCTTTGTGAACTAGACGAACTATTTCAG GAATATGAGGCAAGACTTTTCCGGCTCAATACAGTACAGGGAGGAATGGTTACTTCTGTTGAAGAGGCAGTTGAAGCTCAGAAGAAGAAGTCTGCACTTAATCGTTTTTATTGGAGTCTATtgcaacaaaataaaaacttaagtTCATCTAGAGATGGATATGAAGAATCTAACAAAAGAGATGCTGGAGAAAGAGTTgtg GTGTCTAAGCATCCTTCTGAATTGGAGGTTGTTCTTGGTGTTATCAAGAACTTCTGTAAGACACAGCTAGGAAAAGAAAGTATAGCAGCAGCCAACAAACAGCTACACCTTCTGGAG TACATGCGAAAGGAGTATGGACATGCAAGGTCCTTAGCCATTGCTCAAGCTCAAGTTTTGAACGCTCACGACGAAATTAAGATGGCAACCACGAGATTATGCTTAAGGGGCAATGATGATGACGACTCAGCTTATGCTATTAGTGAGCATGAGCTTCCTGCAGCTAGTGTCCAATATTCTAGCGATAAGTTCGTGTCCTTGGCTATGTTATCGCGTGTCAAAGGGAAACTTCGTTATTTGAAG GGTTTGGTGCAATCTAAGCAAAACATACCATTAGGTAGTTCTAGTAATCCAGCATCAACTCAAGTACCGGATATCACATCTACATCAGTGGAACAAAAAAGTGAGAACACATTGAAAGCTGATGAAGAATCATGCCCTGTTTGCCAAGAAGCACTAAGCAATCAAAAGATGGTTTTTCAATGTGGACACATGACATGCTGTAAAT GTTTGTTTGCAATGACTGAAAAGAAATTGCGTGATAGTACAATTCAAACCAAATGGGTGATGTGCCCAACCTGTCGCCAACACACAGATTTCGGGAATATCGCTTACGCGGATGATAGTAAAAATGAAACACTCGATCCTTCAACTTTGCACAAAACTTCCAGGGAGGATGAAAGGTCCATTAGAGTTCAGGGTTCCTATGGAACGAAG ATTGAAGCAGTTGTAAGGCGAATCTTGTGGATCAAGTATACAGATTCCGAGGCCAAAGTTCTCGTTTTCTCTAGTTGGAACgatgttcttgatgttttACAATATGCCTTTGCTGCCAACAACATTACCTTTGTCAGGATGAAAGGAGGCAG GAAATCTCATACAGCCATTAGTGAATTTAGAGGACAGAAGAtcaatacaaaagaaaatcacaAGAAACAGCCATTGGCAGAGGTTCCAGAATTAAGATCTGCTCAGGTTTTATTGCTCTTGATTCAGCATGGAGCTAATGGCCTGAACCTTTTAGAAGCTCAACATGTTATCCTTGTGGAGCCACTGCTCAATCCAGCTGCAGAAGCGCAAGCAATTAGCAGGGTACACCGAATTGGACAGCAAAACAAGACGTTTGTTCACCGCTTCATA GTTAAAGACACAGTGGAAGAGAGCATACACAGGCTTAACCGAAGCAGAGAGAGTTCTTCCTTCATCACTGGAAATACAAAGAACCAAGATCAGCCCGTTTTTACGCTTAAAGAAGTCGAGTCTCTGTTTGCATCAAGACCATCACCATTGAGGGAAAGTGATGAGAAGGAAAGTGAAACGCTAAGGCATTTGGCTCCTTCCATGGCTGCTACTATTGCAGCTGAGAGGAGACTCAAAGAGCATACAACGTAG
- the LOC111809230 gene encoding E3 ubiquitin-protein ligase SHPRH isoform X2, whose protein sequence is MGRRKQKQPHRSGGIRFEDPVNPKTQVDIHGIVETVESSDIKLDEVNEPFFVEVDRTGWHSNEHHDISEVVLMDIRLEHPFVGIRSEEIFCESSRYSLRFRLCNDNGFLLDRIKFGHWPVLSSNEISLELIERRVEEDMNGCLVVLSGSFDGPDEAISGLVHLANLKFVTLRPVMGVSFSQNMGSLRLRVEILSSAFDACGSILDSGRQLWKKSMMNTIAWLRPEVVSSEVKYGVVESTNMDAHLHRETGDDASSSRKHVNFDSVAFYDAIKPSKDDPMLDEDIPNLLPKLRPYQRRAAYWMVQREKGFSRNFGVGENVQLISPLCMPLECLDTRSRMFYNPFSGDLTWNAEQTLPHVYGGILADEMGLGKTIELLACILSHPMSVFEDGKGFDDEMQQLVGDQRTKFKRLKRERVECVCGAVSENHRYEGLWVQCDICDAWQHADCVGYSPKGRVLEPVDTKDGNCRKDKRNKRNTVNVTVRDEEHVCMPCLELMQATDSPMTTGSIKLLVYEGVRDTSLSNTLPVQINDIINSDIVLTSYDVLKEDLSHDYDRHEGDRRFMRFQKRYPVVPTPLTRIFWWRICLDEGQMVESNATAATEMASRLYASHRWCITGTPIQRKLEDLFGLLRFVKASPFNVHRWWVEVIRDPYERRDPGAMEFTHKFFKQIMWRSLKVHVTDELQLPPQEEQVTWLTFSPIEENFYQRQHETCVSYAREVIQGLKDDFVKRKVPGFVSSDVPSDILITHADAGKLLNTLLKLRQACCHPQVGSSGLRSLQQSPMTMEEILMVLVSKTKIEGEEALRRTVVALNALAGIAIIEKKFSEALSLYKEALELAEENNEDFRVDPLLSIHIHHNLAEILPLAMDQIQSPLKDQFYPRTCEVKASKMDDSEKSDNHIIKKQKVNGTLYVPCSDTEKIIDSPLELTGQDENAKKEENYEPHRSSSYFNDNYLRKACEAMRQKYLAVFSSKLSIAQQEFTKSYVQVCNELKSRENLNEVWWLQAVHHAEQNKDFSHELIRKIEEAVSGNLNNSKSRVGSRFRSIDALKYHVQTGLDLLEASRKLVLGRLLEIDQTMENPKDEDIERVRYCQNCQADSNGPPCVLCELDELFQEYEARLFRLNTVQGGMVTSVEEAVEAQKKKSALNRFYWSLLQQNKNLSSSRDGYEESNKRDAGERVVVSKHPSELEVVLGVIKNFCKTQLGKESIAAANKQLHLLEYMRKEYGHARSLAIAQAQVLNAHDEIKMATTRLCLRGNDDDDSAYAISEHELPAASVQYSSDKFVSLAMLSRVKGKLRYLKGLVQSKQNIPLGSSSNPASTQVPDITSTSVEQKSENTLKADEESCPVCQEALSNQKMVFQCGHMTCCKCLFAMTEKKLRDSTIQTKWVMCPTCRQHTDFGNIAYADDSKNETLDPSTLHKTSREDERSIRVQGSYGTKIEAVVRRILWIKYTDSEAKVLVFSSWNDVLDVLQYAFAANNITFVRMKGGRKSHTAISEFRGQKINTKENHKKQPLAEVPELRSAQVLLLLIQHGANGLNLLEAQHVILVEPLLNPAAEAQAISRVHRIGQQNKTFVHRFIVKDTVEESIHRLNRSRESSSFITGNTKNQDQPVFTLKEVESLFASRPSPLRESDEKESETLRHLAPSMAATIAAERRLKEHTT, encoded by the exons ATGGGTAGAAGGAAGCAAAAGCAACCTCATCGCTCTGGTGGAATAAGATTTGAAGATCCCGTGAATCCCAAGACACAGGTTGATATTCATGGGATTGTGGAAACTGTAGAATCATCCGACATCAAACTTGATGAGGTTAATGAGCCATTTTTTGTGGAAGTTGATCGAACTGGATGGCATTCCAATGAGCACCATGATATTTCTGAAGTTGTTCTAATGGATATAAGGTTAGAACACCCTTTTGTTGGTATACGATCggaagaaattttttgtgAGAGCTCGAGATACTCGTTAAGGTTTCGTTTGTGCAATGACAATGGGTTTCTCCTTGATCGTATTAAGTTTGGTCATTGGCCGGTTTTATCTTCAAATGAAATATCGTTGGAACTAATTGAGAGACGCGTAGAGGAAGATATGAACGGTTGCTTGGTGGTGTTATCAGGTAGTTTTGATGGACCTGATGAGGCCATATCTGGCCTTGTTCATCTTGcaaatttgaagtttgtgACATTGAGGCCAGTTATGGGTGTTTCCTTTTCCCAAAATATGGGATCTCTCCGGTTGAGGGTGGAAATATTATCGAGTGCTTTTGATGCCTGTGGGTCAATATTAGATAGTGGTCGGCAGCTGTGGAAAAAGAGTATGATGAATACCATTGCTTGGTTGCGTCCTGAAGTAGTATCATCAGAGGTCAAGTATGGAGTTGTTGAATCAACTAATATGGACGCTCATTTGCATCGTGAGACAGGGGATGATGCATCCAGCTCCAGGAAACATGTAAATTTTGATTCTGTTGCCTTTTATGATGCCATTAAGCCATCAAA AGATGATCCCATGCTTGATGAAGACATACCCAATTTGCTTCCAAAACTAAGACCTTATCAGCGTCGTGCAGCCTACTGGATGGTACAACGGGAGAAAGGATTTTCGAGAAATTTTGGTGTGGGAGAAAACGTGCAGCTTATTTCTCCCCTGTGTATGCCCCTGGAATGTCTTGATACTCGTTCGAGAATGTTCTACAATCCTTTCAG TGGAGATCTTACTTGGAATGCAGAGCAAACTTTACCGCATGTTTACGGGGGCATTCTAGCTG ATGAAATGGGTCTGGGAAAAACTATTGAACTACTGGCTTGCATACTTTCTCATCCGATGTCAGTGTTCGAAGATGGAAAAGgttttgatgatgaaatgCAACAACTTGTTGGAGATCAGAGaaccaaatttaaaagattaaagagGGAGCGTGTTGAGTGCGTGTGTGGAGCTGTTAGTGAAAATCACAGATACGAAGGGTTGTGGGTACAATGTGATATTTGTGACGCATGGCAACATGCTGACTGCGTTGGTTATTCACCTAAAGGAAGAGTTCTCGAACCCGTTGACACTAAGGATGGGAACTGTAGAAAGGACAAGAGAAATAAAAGGAATACAGTAAATGTAACTGTTAGAGATGAGGAACATGTTTGTATGCCATGCTTAGAGCTGATGCAGGCTACTGATTCCCCAATGACTACAG GTTCAATAAAACTACTTGTATACGAGGGAGTGAGAGATACTTCTCTTTCAAACACATTGCCTGTGCAGATCAACGATATCATCAATTCTGATATAGTCTTAACATCATATGATGTGCTCAAAGAGGACCTATCCCATGATTATGATAGGCATGAAGGCGATCGACGCTTCATGAGATTCCAGAAGAG GTACCCTGTTGTCCCTACTCCTCTCACCAGGATCTTTTGGTGGAGGATTTGTTTGGATGAGGGACAAATGGTCGAGAGCAATGCTACTGCTGCTACTGAAATGGCTTCACGGCTTTATGCTAGTCACCGCTGGTGCATTACGGGGACTCCCATACAAAGGAAACTTGAAGATTTATTTGGATTACTGCGATTTGTGAAAGCGAGTCCATTTAACGTTCACAGATGGTGGGTTGAAGTTATAAGAGATCCATATGAG AGAAGGGACCCTGGCGCTATGGAATTCACACACAAATTCTTTAAGCAAATAATGTGGCGTTCTTTAAAAGTACATGTTACAGATGAATTGCAGCTACCTCCTCAGGAGGAGCAAGTCACTTGGCTGACGTTTTCACCAATTGAAGAGAACTTCTACCAGAGGCAGCATGAAACTTGTGTGAGTTATGCCCGTGAAGTTATTCAAGGTTTGAAAGATGATTTTGTCAAAAGGAAAGTCCCAG GATTTGTTTCTTCTGATGTTCCATCTGATATTCTTATCACCCATGCCGATGCTGGAAAGCTGCTGAACACACTTTTGAAACTTCGCCAAGCTTGCTGTCACCCGCAAGTAGGAAGTTCGGGACTTCGCTCATTGCAACAATCCCCAATGACAATGGAGGAAATCTTGATG GTCCTTGTTAGTAAGACCAAGATAGAAGGAGAGGAAGCTCTGAGGAGGACAGTTGTTGCTTTAAATGCACTTGCTGGAATAGCTATAATCGAGAAGAAATTTTCTGAAGCCCTCTCACTGTATAAAGAAGCTCTGGAATTGGCAGAGGAAAACAATGAAGATTTTCGCGTAGATCCTTTGTTGAGCATTCACATCCATCACAATCTTGCTGAGATACTACCATTAGCCATGGACCAGATACAATCTCCTTTAAAAGACCAATTTTATCCAAGAACTTGTGAAGTGAAGGCCTCCAAGATGGATGATTCTGAAAAGTCCgataatcatatcataaagaaacaaaaagtcaACGGGACCCTGTATGTGCCTTGTAGTGATACGGAGAAGATCATCGACAGTCCTCTTGAGTTGACAGGACAAGATGAGAACGCCAAAAAGGAGGAGAATTACGAGCCTCATCGGTCAAGTAGTTACTTCAATGATAACTATTTAAGAAAAGCATGCGAGGCTATGAGGCAGAAATATCTAGCTGTCTTTTCCTCAAAGCTATCTATTGCCCAGCAAGAGTTCACAAAGTCCTACGTACAG GTCTGCAATGAACTCAAGAGCAGGGAAAATCTTAACGAAGTTTGGTGGTTACAAGCAGTTCACCATGCTGAACAGAACAAGGACTTCTCGCACGAGTTGATAAGAAAGATTGAAGAGGCTGTATCTGGAAACCTTAACAATTCGAAATCTAGAGTGGGATCTCG TTTCCGCAGCATTGATGCTTTGAAGTATCATGTTCAGACTGGTTTGGACCTTTTGGAAGCTTCGAGAAAATTGGTGCTTGGTCGACTTTTAGAAATTGATCAGACCATGGAAAATCCAAAAGATGAAGATATTGAACGTGTTCGATACTGTCAAAATTGTCAGGCCGACAGTAATGGACCACCTTGTGTTCTTTGTGAACTAGACGAACTATTTCAG GAATATGAGGCAAGACTTTTCCGGCTCAATACAGTACAGGGAGGAATGGTTACTTCTGTTGAAGAGGCAGTTGAAGCTCAGAAGAAGAAGTCTGCACTTAATCGTTTTTATTGGAGTCTATtgcaacaaaataaaaacttaagtTCATCTAGAGATGGATATGAAGAATCTAACAAAAGAGATGCTGGAGAAAGAGTTgtg GTGTCTAAGCATCCTTCTGAATTGGAGGTTGTTCTTGGTGTTATCAAGAACTTCTGTAAGACACAGCTAGGAAAAGAAAGTATAGCAGCAGCCAACAAACAGCTACACCTTCTGGAG TACATGCGAAAGGAGTATGGACATGCAAGGTCCTTAGCCATTGCTCAAGCTCAAGTTTTGAACGCTCACGACGAAATTAAGATGGCAACCACGAGATTATGCTTAAGGGGCAATGATGATGACGACTCAGCTTATGCTATTAGTGAGCATGAGCTTCCTGCAGCTAGTGTCCAATATTCTAGCGATAAGTTCGTGTCCTTGGCTATGTTATCGCGTGTCAAAGGGAAACTTCGTTATTTGAAG GGTTTGGTGCAATCTAAGCAAAACATACCATTAGGTAGTTCTAGTAATCCAGCATCAACTCAAGTACCGGATATCACATCTACATCAGTGGAACAAAAAAGTGAGAACACATTGAAAGCTGATGAAGAATCATGCCCTGTTTGCCAAGAAGCACTAAGCAATCAAAAGATGGTTTTTCAATGTGGACACATGACATGCTGTAAAT GTTTGTTTGCAATGACTGAAAAGAAATTGCGTGATAGTACAATTCAAACCAAATGGGTGATGTGCCCAACCTGTCGCCAACACACAGATTTCGGGAATATCGCTTACGCGGATGATAGTAAAAATGAAACACTCGATCCTTCAACTTTGCACAAAACTTCCAGGGAGGATGAAAGGTCCATTAGAGTTCAGGGTTCCTATGGAACGAAG ATTGAAGCAGTTGTAAGGCGAATCTTGTGGATCAAGTATACAGATTCCGAGGCCAAAGTTCTCGTTTTCTCTAGTTGGAACgatgttcttgatgttttACAATATGCCTTTGCTGCCAACAACATTACCTTTGTCAGGATGAAAGGAGGCAG GAAATCTCATACAGCCATTAGTGAATTTAGAGGACAGAAGAtcaatacaaaagaaaatcacaAGAAACAGCCATTGGCAGAGGTTCCAGAATTAAGATCTGCTCAGGTTTTATTGCTCTTGATTCAGCATGGAGCTAATGGCCTGAACCTTTTAGAAGCTCAACATGTTATCCTTGTGGAGCCACTGCTCAATCCAGCTGCAGAAGCGCAAGCAATTAGCAGGGTACACCGAATTGGACAGCAAAACAAGACGTTTGTTCACCGCTTCATA GTTAAAGACACAGTGGAAGAGAGCATACACAGGCTTAACCGAAGCAGAGAGAGTTCTTCCTTCATCACTGGAAATACAAAGAACCAAGATCAGCCCGTTTTTACGCTTAAAGAAGTCGAGTCTCTGTTTGCATCAAGACCATCACCATTGAGGGAAAGTGATGAGAAGGAAAGTGAAACGCTAAGGCATTTGGCTCCTTCCATGGCTGCTACTATTGCAGCTGAGAGGAGACTCAAAGAGCATACAACGTAG